The following proteins are co-located in the Spirosoma montaniterrae genome:
- a CDS encoding helix-turn-helix domain-containing protein — translation MKLLFRTITALTPLADIPSFVLDEPYFYIHKTAVADTGFGSDNQAVLIDGGFGLYSCVNLRDEIGPLKSNVYRVALCLRGSVDVHIGLEKFTHEPNSIHFHTPNQLFWLRNKSADLDAYYLVFTSDFIDELLTDSQLAAAYPFFDYQQVPFFRLAQNEADAIKALLLDISDEVLNHWPDRSRRIKLLLNLIFITAKRSYSRQRISPGSASVSHSPLVTRYKKLVGQQYVTRRSVKEYADILAVSVSHLHKMVKDETGRSPGELIDDMLLMELRALLRYTDLRMSEIAYQLRFTDTSHLAKFFRKAMGASPSTYRRKHRLG, via the coding sequence GTGAAGCTACTCTTTAGAACCATAACTGCCTTGACGCCCCTTGCCGACATTCCGTCGTTCGTTCTTGACGAGCCGTATTTTTATATTCACAAAACAGCCGTTGCCGATACGGGCTTCGGTTCAGACAATCAGGCTGTGCTGATCGATGGTGGGTTTGGGTTGTATTCCTGCGTTAATTTGCGCGATGAGATTGGCCCGCTAAAGTCAAACGTGTACCGGGTCGCGCTGTGTTTACGCGGCTCTGTTGATGTGCATATTGGGCTGGAAAAATTCACGCACGAACCAAACAGTATTCACTTCCACACGCCGAATCAGCTCTTCTGGTTGCGAAACAAATCCGCTGACCTTGACGCGTACTACCTTGTTTTCACGTCTGATTTTATAGACGAGTTGCTGACCGACAGTCAGTTGGCAGCGGCCTATCCGTTTTTCGACTACCAACAGGTGCCTTTTTTTCGGCTGGCCCAGAACGAAGCCGATGCCATCAAAGCGTTGCTGCTCGACATCTCCGATGAAGTGCTGAACCACTGGCCCGACCGCAGCCGCCGGATTAAATTGCTGCTCAATCTCATTTTTATTACCGCCAAACGCAGCTATAGCCGACAGCGTATTTCGCCCGGTTCGGCGAGTGTCAGCCACTCACCGCTGGTGACGCGGTACAAAAAATTAGTGGGCCAACAGTACGTTACGCGCCGGAGTGTGAAGGAGTATGCCGATATACTGGCTGTTTCGGTAAGCCATCTGCACAAGATGGTGAAAGACGAAACAGGCCGAAGCCCCGGCGAACTAATTGATGATATGCTGCTGATGGAACTCAGGGCACTGCTACGCTACACCGACCTGCGGATGTCAGAAATTGCCTACCAGCTTCGCTTCACCGACACGTCGCATTTAGCTAAGTTTTTCCGAAAAGCTATGGGCGCGTCTCCCTCGACTTACCGTCGCAAACACCGGCTGGGCTGA
- a CDS encoding alpha/beta fold hydrolase, with translation MKTTFVLVHGAFAGQYAWQLVKPLLEQAGHTVITLDLPGHGDDPTPPGSVTFAQYVDAVSQRITAEAGPVTLVGHSMAGMVISAVAEQLPDRLAKLVYLSAYLPQNGDDLQTLAGSDAESLIGPNLQFAPDYSSASLPEEVAVQVFAGDCSDEIKALVKAKARPEPLAAFQTKVELTDANFGRVPKFYIETLADQGVGNTLQRRMVAANSQVRQVYSMNCGHSAYFALPTELAAILDQLPD, from the coding sequence ATGAAAACAACATTTGTGCTTGTCCACGGTGCTTTTGCGGGCCAATATGCCTGGCAGTTGGTAAAACCGCTGCTCGAACAGGCGGGACATACGGTCATCACGCTCGACCTGCCCGGCCACGGCGACGACCCCACGCCCCCCGGTTCAGTAACGTTCGCGCAGTACGTTGATGCGGTGAGCCAGCGCATTACCGCCGAAGCCGGGCCGGTAACGCTCGTTGGTCACAGCATGGCCGGTATGGTTATCTCCGCCGTTGCTGAACAACTGCCCGACAGACTCGCCAAATTGGTATATCTGTCGGCCTATCTGCCCCAAAATGGCGATGACTTACAGACACTGGCCGGTAGCGACGCTGAAAGTCTGATTGGCCCAAACCTGCAATTCGCGCCTGATTATTCGAGTGCCTCGCTGCCCGAAGAAGTGGCCGTACAGGTCTTTGCGGGCGATTGTTCCGACGAAATTAAAGCCTTAGTCAAAGCCAAAGCAAGGCCCGAACCATTAGCCGCTTTCCAGACAAAGGTAGAACTGACCGACGCTAACTTTGGCCGGGTGCCAAAATTTTACATCGAAACCCTTGCCGATCAGGGCGTTGGCAACACGCTACAGCGACGCATGGTAGCCGCCAACAGTCAGGTTCGGCAGGTTTATTCGATGAACTGCGGACACAGCGCGTACTTTGCGCTGCCAACCGAACTGGCGGCCATTCTTGACCAGCTACCGGATTAA
- a CDS encoding outer membrane beta-barrel protein — translation MKTRFPLLFSLLCVCVAPTFAQKRFSVGVVAAPAFNYSHTNLTFTAPNQNGQLVSTDFDQRSSGWAAIVGASADYAFTPRWSVSTGIWFSQSRSKQPYSFGSANTSARVISSGWAVPLLVNYRFSDRRFSPLVSVGIQGSFGGSTVFKPEAGSSFREFRINFGNELTVQPLLGAGIAYRLTERWSLMAQPLLVWRFRPQGDQFIRYNRTVSYQLQGQVRLMYSL, via the coding sequence ATGAAAACCCGGTTTCCGCTTTTGTTCAGTCTGCTTTGCGTCTGTGTTGCGCCAACCTTCGCGCAAAAACGTTTTTCGGTGGGCGTGGTGGCGGCTCCGGCCTTTAACTATAGCCACACTAATTTAACCTTTACGGCCCCTAATCAGAACGGCCAGCTTGTTTCCACCGATTTCGACCAGCGTTCTTCCGGTTGGGCTGCTATCGTGGGCGCATCGGCTGATTATGCGTTCACTCCGCGCTGGAGCGTTTCAACCGGTATCTGGTTCAGCCAGTCGCGTAGCAAACAGCCTTATTCGTTTGGGTCGGCAAATACGTCGGCCCGCGTTATCAGTTCAGGCTGGGCCGTTCCGTTGCTGGTCAATTATCGTTTTTCTGACCGCCGATTCTCGCCTTTGGTTTCCGTGGGCATACAGGGGTCGTTTGGCGGCAGCACGGTGTTTAAACCCGAAGCCGGTTCGAGCTTCCGGGAATTCCGCATCAACTTTGGTAACGAACTTACTGTACAGCCCCTGCTGGGTGCAGGCATCGCCTATCGGCTGACGGAGCGTTGGTCGTTGATGGCACAACCGCTGCTGGTCTGGCGGTTCCGACCCCAAGGCGATCAATTTATTCGGTATAACCGGACCGTTTCCTACCAGCTTCAGGGTCAGGTTCGGCTGATGTATTCGCTTTGA